The Sphingomonas sp. So64.6b genome includes a region encoding these proteins:
- the gatC gene encoding Asp-tRNA(Asn)/Glu-tRNA(Gln) amidotransferase subunit GatC, whose amino-acid sequence MSVDTATVRKIASLARIAITEEEAARIAPELDNIMGWIEQLGEVDVTGIEPMTAVIPNHLRLRDDVVTDGGVRDAVLSNAPQAEHGFFTVPKVIE is encoded by the coding sequence ATGTCAGTCGATACCGCAACCGTCAGAAAGATCGCGAGCCTTGCCCGCATCGCGATCACCGAGGAAGAGGCTGCGCGTATCGCGCCCGAACTCGACAATATCATGGGCTGGATCGAGCAGTTGGGCGAGGTCGATGTCACCGGCATCGAGCCGATGACCGCGGTCATCCCCAACCATCTTCGCCTGCGCGACGATGTCGTCACCGACGGCGGCGTGCGCGACGCGGTGCTGTCCAACGCGCCACAGGCCGAACATGGATTTTTCACCGTGCCCAAGGTGATCGAATAA
- a CDS encoding DUF3089 domain-containing protein, with product MARKFLYVVAFIIVLAIASLVTYRLWGPQLIRLATVPSAAFEPLPPQPANAYADPKMWLARPDRTNNPARWTPAGYAPAAAPVAAVFYIHPTSYLDRSRWNAPLDNTEANDRAILFLRGQVTAFNDSGAIWAPRYRQATFGAFLTSQTEAQKALDIAYRDINAAFDQFLEEAGDRPIILAGHSQGALHLTRLLRDRIAGTPLAKRIVAAYVVGWPVSRTTDLPLMGLSECTRADQTGCILSWQSFAEPAEPELIIATFDATTGFNGQPRKDTPMICTNPLTGTANAAAPATANLGTLLPSADLSTATVVAGKVPARCEGRGLLLIGEGPNMGSYVLPGNNYHVYDYSLFWANIRADAARRLTAFEAK from the coding sequence TTGGCCCGGAAGTTCCTCTATGTCGTGGCGTTCATCATCGTGCTGGCGATAGCGTCGCTCGTGACTTACCGGTTATGGGGACCGCAGTTGATCCGCTTAGCGACGGTGCCATCCGCCGCTTTCGAGCCATTGCCGCCACAGCCGGCCAATGCCTATGCCGATCCGAAGATGTGGCTTGCACGGCCTGATCGAACGAACAATCCCGCGCGCTGGACGCCGGCCGGATACGCTCCCGCTGCAGCACCGGTCGCCGCCGTCTTCTACATCCACCCGACATCCTATCTCGACCGGTCGCGCTGGAACGCCCCGCTCGACAACACCGAAGCAAATGATCGCGCCATCTTGTTCCTGCGCGGTCAGGTAACGGCGTTCAACGACAGCGGTGCGATCTGGGCCCCGCGCTATCGCCAGGCGACTTTCGGCGCGTTCTTGACCAGCCAGACGGAGGCGCAGAAGGCGCTCGACATCGCTTATCGCGACATCAACGCCGCGTTCGACCAGTTCCTCGAGGAAGCCGGCGACCGCCCGATCATCCTTGCCGGGCATAGCCAGGGTGCCCTGCACCTCACCCGACTGCTGCGCGACCGGATCGCCGGCACGCCGCTCGCGAAGCGTATCGTCGCGGCTTATGTGGTCGGCTGGCCGGTTTCGCGCACCACCGACTTGCCCTTGATGGGCCTGAGCGAATGCACCCGCGCCGACCAGACCGGTTGCATCCTGTCCTGGCAGAGCTTCGCCGAGCCGGCCGAACCCGAATTGATCATCGCGACGTTCGATGCGACCACCGGCTTCAACGGCCAGCCGCGCAAAGACACGCCGATGATCTGTACCAACCCGCTGACCGGAACAGCCAATGCCGCTGCGCCAGCCACGGCGAATCTCGGCACGCTGTTGCCTTCGGCCGACCTCTCCACCGCGACGGTCGTAGCGGGGAAGGTTCCGGCACGATGCGAGGGCCGCGGATTGCTGCTGATCGGCGAGGGTCCGAACATGGGCAGCTACGTG
- the gatB gene encoding Asp-tRNA(Asn)/Glu-tRNA(Gln) amidotransferase subunit GatB, with protein sequence MSDYRIQGATGEWEVVIGLEVHAQVTSNAKLFSGAATTFGAEPNTQVSLVDAAMPGMLPVPNRECIRQAVRTGMAIDAQINKWSRFDRKNYFYADLPQGYQISQLYHPLVGEGAIDISLDEKNPDASGKRIGVERIHVEQDAGKLMHDQHPTRSYVDLNRSGVALMEIVSKPDMASPAEAGAYLRKLRSILRYVGSCDGNMEEGSMRADVNVSVRKAGDPLGTRTETKNVNSVRFVMAVVEQEARRQVGVLEEGGRIVQETRLYDPDRNETRSMRSKEDAHDYRYFPDPDLLPLELDEAFLAECRESLPELPDAKRARYEALGVTPYHAAVLTAEVETASWFDEMLDAGAKAAPAANWLTSELFGALNRLGKALDESPVSPAQAAELLGLVADGTLSGTLAKQVFEIMLETGQGANAIVEERGLKQTSDTGAIEKVIADVMAANPNQLEQYRGGKGALFGFFVGQTMKAMGGKANPGVVNELLKKALG encoded by the coding sequence ATGAGCGACTATCGTATTCAGGGCGCCACGGGCGAGTGGGAGGTCGTGATCGGCCTTGAAGTCCATGCTCAGGTCACGTCGAACGCCAAGCTCTTCTCGGGCGCGGCCACGACGTTCGGCGCGGAGCCCAACACGCAGGTGTCGCTGGTTGATGCGGCGATGCCCGGCATGCTGCCGGTGCCCAACCGCGAATGCATCCGCCAGGCGGTGCGCACCGGCATGGCGATCGACGCGCAGATCAACAAATGGTCGCGCTTCGACCGCAAGAATTACTTCTATGCCGATTTGCCGCAGGGCTATCAGATCAGCCAGCTCTATCACCCGCTGGTCGGCGAAGGCGCGATCGACATCAGCCTCGATGAAAAGAACCCCGATGCCAGCGGCAAGCGCATCGGTGTCGAGCGCATCCATGTCGAGCAGGACGCGGGCAAGTTGATGCACGACCAGCATCCGACGCGATCCTATGTCGATCTCAATCGTTCGGGCGTCGCTCTGATGGAAATCGTGTCCAAGCCGGACATGGCTTCTCCAGCAGAAGCAGGAGCTTATTTGCGTAAGCTCAGATCGATTCTGCGCTATGTCGGTAGTTGCGACGGCAATATGGAAGAAGGCTCGATGCGCGCCGACGTCAATGTCAGCGTGCGCAAGGCGGGTGATCCGCTCGGCACCCGGACCGAGACCAAGAACGTCAATTCAGTCCGCTTCGTCATGGCGGTGGTCGAGCAGGAAGCGCGCCGCCAAGTCGGGGTGCTCGAAGAAGGCGGGCGCATCGTTCAGGAAACGCGCCTCTACGATCCCGATCGCAACGAGACGCGGTCGATGCGCTCGAAGGAAGACGCGCATGATTACCGCTATTTTCCCGATCCTGATCTGCTGCCTTTGGAACTCGACGAAGCGTTCCTGGCCGAATGTCGCGAGAGCCTGCCGGAACTGCCCGACGCCAAGCGCGCGCGGTACGAGGCACTGGGCGTCACGCCCTATCACGCAGCGGTGCTTACCGCCGAGGTTGAAACGGCAAGCTGGTTCGACGAAATGCTTGACGCCGGTGCCAAGGCTGCGCCTGCGGCGAACTGGCTAACCTCCGAACTGTTCGGCGCTCTAAACCGACTCGGAAAGGCGTTGGATGAGAGCCCCGTCAGCCCTGCTCAGGCGGCCGAATTGCTCGGCCTCGTCGCTGACGGAACGCTGTCGGGCACGCTCGCCAAGCAGGTGTTCGAGATCATGCTCGAAACCGGGCAGGGGGCGAACGCGATCGTCGAGGAACGCGGCCTGAAACAGACTAGCGATACCGGAGCGATCGAAAAGGTCATCGCCGACGTCATGGCGGCCAATCCCAATCAGCTCGAACAATATCGCGGCGGTAAGGGGGCTTTGTTTGGTTTCTTCGTCG
- the gatA gene encoding Asp-tRNA(Asn)/Glu-tRNA(Gln) amidotransferase subunit GatA has product MTDLTDLGVAAIRDGVRLGTFSAREVADAFIVKVSRAKALNAFLVETPDHAIAAAKEADTARAAGEALKPLAGVPIGMKDLFCTKGVASTAASHILEGFTPPYESTVSGKLWNAGAGMLGKLNMDQFAMGSSNETSAFGNVISPWRRADGGNAPLAPGGSSGGSSAAIAARLCPAATGTDTGGSIRQPAAFTGISGIKPTYGRCSRWGVVAFASSLDQAGPMARNVKDCAIMLEAMSGFDPKDATSLELDVPRWEQGLSGNLRGKRVGIPKEYRVDNMPSEIDALWQKGIDWLKDAGAEIVEVSLPHTKYALPAYYIIAPAEASSNLARYDGVRYGLRDLPEGANLLDMYAATRAAGFGPEVKRRILIGTYVLSAGFYDAYYTQAQKVRTLIARDFDRAWESCDLLLTPTAPSAAFALGEKLADPLAMYLNDVFTVPSSLAGLPAMSVPGGLDKSGLPLGLQIIGKALDEQGVLNAGLALEERAGFVARPEAWW; this is encoded by the coding sequence ATGACTGACCTTACCGATCTGGGTGTTGCGGCGATCCGCGACGGCGTGCGTCTCGGCACTTTCTCGGCCCGCGAAGTGGCGGACGCGTTCATCGTCAAGGTAAGCCGGGCCAAGGCGCTCAACGCATTTCTCGTCGAAACCCCCGACCATGCCATCGCCGCCGCCAAGGAAGCGGATACCGCGCGTGCCGCGGGTGAAGCGCTCAAGCCACTGGCCGGCGTGCCGATCGGCATGAAGGATTTGTTCTGCACCAAGGGCGTCGCCTCGACCGCGGCGAGCCATATCCTCGAAGGTTTTACCCCGCCATACGAATCGACCGTGTCGGGCAAGCTGTGGAATGCCGGTGCCGGCATGCTCGGCAAGCTCAACATGGACCAGTTCGCGATGGGATCGTCGAACGAGACCAGCGCGTTCGGCAATGTCATTTCGCCCTGGCGGCGGGCAGACGGCGGTAACGCGCCTCTCGCGCCCGGCGGCTCATCGGGTGGCAGTTCAGCGGCGATCGCCGCGCGGCTGTGCCCGGCGGCGACCGGCACGGATACCGGCGGTTCGATCCGTCAGCCCGCCGCATTCACCGGCATATCGGGGATCAAGCCGACCTATGGCCGCTGCTCGCGCTGGGGTGTCGTGGCATTTGCCTCATCGCTCGACCAGGCCGGGCCGATGGCGCGCAACGTCAAGGACTGCGCGATCATGCTTGAGGCGATGTCGGGTTTCGATCCGAAGGACGCGACCTCGCTCGAGCTCGACGTCCCCAGATGGGAACAGGGCCTGTCGGGCAATCTGCGCGGCAAGCGAGTTGGCATCCCGAAGGAATATCGCGTCGACAATATGCCGAGCGAGATCGACGCACTATGGCAGAAGGGCATCGATTGGCTGAAGGATGCCGGCGCGGAGATCGTCGAGGTTTCGCTGCCGCACACCAAATACGCGCTCCCCGCTTATTACATCATCGCGCCTGCGGAAGCCTCGTCCAACCTCGCGCGCTATGACGGCGTACGCTATGGCCTGCGCGATCTGCCTGAAGGCGCTAATCTGCTGGATATGTATGCGGCGACGCGTGCGGCGGGCTTCGGGCCCGAGGTCAAGCGGCGCATCCTGATCGGCACCTATGTGCTTTCGGCCGGTTTTTACGACGCCTATTACACCCAGGCGCAAAAGGTCCGGACCTTGATCGCGCGCGATTTCGACCGGGCTTGGGAAAGTTGCGACCTGCTGCTCACCCCGACTGCGCCGTCGGCGGCGTTCGCGCTGGGCGAGAAATTGGCGGATCCGCTGGCGATGTATCTCAACGACGTGTTCACCGTGCCCTCGTCGCTCGCCGGCCTGCCGGCGATGTCGGTGCCGGGCGGCCTCGACAAGAGCGGCCTGCCGCTCGGGCTGCAGATCATCGGCAAGGCGCTTGATGAGCAGGGCGTGCTCAACGCGGGGCTGGCGCTGGAGGAACGCGCCGGGTTCGTGGCGCGTCCGGAGGCGTGGTGGTAG